Genomic DNA from Gallaecimonas pentaromativorans:
TGCCGTGGCAAGCTTTGCCATCACCGGCATTAAAAGCATTGAAATGCTGCTCGCCCTTCGCACCGTGCAGGCCTTTGGCGCCGGCTGGGCCATTGTCTGCGTGCCGGCCTTGGTGCGCGACAGCCTCTCGGGCCGGGAGGCGGCCAAATTCTTCAGTCTGATTGGCCTTATCATGGTGGTGGCGCCAGCCATTGCCCCCAGCTTTGGCAGTCTGCTGCTGGGCTTTGGCTGGGAGAGCATCTTTTTATTCCTGGCCATTTACGGCGCGCTGCTCACAGTATTGATGAAGGGCTTTGTGTTTACCGGCGAGGTGGGCAAGGCCAAGCCTCATGCCCATGTCAGCGTCTGGCAGCGCTACGGCGCGGTATTTGCCGTTAAACCGGCGCTGCGTTACATGGGGCTGCAGGCCTTTGCCTTCTCGGTGATGATGCTCTTTATCACCCACTCCTCCTTTATCTACCAGCAGCACTTTGGGGTAAGCCCCGGGGTTTTTGCGCTGCTGTTTGGCGCCAATATCGTGATGATGCTGGTGATGAACCTGTCTAACCGCAAGCTCCTTAACCACTTTGCGCCGCAGCAAATCTTGCGCTGGAGCCTGAGCCTGCAGGCCCTTGGTATCGTCGCGCTGCTGCTGGTGATGAGCTTTGCCCCCCACCTATGGCTGTTTTTGCCGGCGATGATCGTCACCGTTGGCGCCATGGGGGCCATCACCCCCAACATTCAGGCGAGCTACATGGAGTATTTTGCCGAGCACGGCGGCACGGCGGCGGCAGTGCTGGGGGCCATTCAGTTCTCCATTGCCGGGCTTATCTCGGCAGGCTCGGCGCTGTTGCCGGAAAAGGTCATCGCCGTGGTGCTGGCCCAAGGGGTCTGCTCACTGCTGTGCCTGGCCCTTATCTGGACCAGCAAAAACAGCCATAAGGCGTAAAGAGAAAGCGGCCCTCGGGCCGCTTTTTTACTTTGCCAAAAAGGCCTTTAACACCCCGGCCTGGCTGGGGATGGACACCAGCCCGTCCAGGTGGCCCCAGGGGCCGTCTATTTCCTGATACTGGGTGTCTTTACCCAGTTTTTTCAAGGTTTCAAAGGTGCTGCGGGCCATTTTGGGCACCAGCAATCTGTCGTGGCTGGCCGGCATAAAGAGGGTTTTGGCGGTGACCTTTTTCAGGTTGTCCTCCAAGTTGCCCTCATACCCTGCCAGGTAAATTTGCGAGGCGCGCACCAGGTACAAAATGGCGTTGGCATCTTGGTATTTGGCGCGAAGGGCGGCCTGGCTTGCCAGCGCCTTGACCGAAGCAAAGCCGGCGTCGATGTCCACTTTCGGGGCCTGGTCGGTCGGGGCCGGGTAGCGGCGGTTAAAGCCGTCCGGGTAGCTGGCATCATAGATGATGTAGGCCAGCGCCTTATTCAGGCCCTCCCGCGGCTGGCCGCTGGCGTAGTAATCGCCGTGGTGCCAGGCCGGGTCGGCTTTGATGGGGTCGCTCCAGCGCTCAAGGCCGTACACCGTCCAAGGGTCCATTTGGCCGGCGCCAATCACGCTCACCATCCGCTCCACCTCATCGGGATAGGCCACCGCCCAGTCCAGGGCCTGAAACGAGCCCATGGACGCCCCCACCACCGCATGGAGTTTGTGGATGCCAAGGCTATCGAGCAGCGCCTTTTGCACCCGCACAAAGTCGCGGATGGACACCACCGGAAAGCGCAGCCCGTAAGGCTTGCCAGTGGCTGGGTCGATACTGGCCGGGCCGGTGGTGATGACATTGGGGTCAAAGGCGTTGGCGTTGGCCAGGGTGTCAACGCTCAGCACATAGTACTTGTCTGTGTCGATGGCCTTGCCCGGGCCGATGATGGCGTCCCAGTAGCCGGGGGCCGGATCGCTGTCGTGGTATTTACCGGCGGCATGGGAGGTGCCCGAGAAAAAGTGGGTAATGAGGATAACGTTGGATTTATCGGCATTGAGGGTGCCATAGGCCTCCCACCCCACCGACACCTTTTTCAGCACGGCCCCGGATTGGGTGGTAAAGCTCGCGAGGTCAAAACGCTGCTTTTCAACCAGCGGCAGCGCCTGAATACCCAGGCTTGCCAGCAGCAGCCCAAGGGAGAGAAGCCACTTCATGCCCTGCCCTCCGCGACTGCCAGATTGTTACGTAAATGGATACCGGCGCGCGCTAAAGGCTGCCCCGGCAAAAGGCGGTTTATGCTGCACATTTTTGCTGTTCCTTATTATCTTCCTTGCAAAATCAGTCTGATAGACGCAAGCCCTCTTGGCCATAGTACTAAGGTACAGCGTTAACAATTGACGAATAGGCATAGAGTTAACACCGAAATAACAATAGACACGGAGAGTGTTAACCATGTCAGTACGACAAAAAATGCAGCCCAGTTACAACCTCACACCCATCGCCCTGGCGGTCTGCCTGGGCCTTGCCGCCAGTGCCCCGGCGCTGGCCGCCGACGAACCCGCCGCCAAAAGCGACGAGCCCAGCCTGGAAGTGATTGAAGTTACCGCCCGGCGCACGGCAGAAAACCTGCAATCGGTGCCGGTGGCGGTTACCAGCCTCTCGGCCGAGCAGATGAGCCAGCGCGGGGTGGAAGACTTGGCCGACGTGCAGTGGTATTCCCCCAATACCACCTTGCAAGTGAGCCGCGGCACCAACAGCACCCTGACCGCTTATATCCGCGGCATCGGCCAGCAAGACCCGCTTTGGGGCTTTGAGCCTGGGGTAGGGATATACATTGACGATGTCTATGTGGCGCGGCCCCAAGGGGCGGTGATGGACATTCTCGATGTGCAGCGCATCGAAGTGCTGCGCGGCCCCCAAGGCACCCTCTACGGGCGCAACACCATTGGCGGCGCCGTCAAATACGTCACCAAAAAACTGCACGGCGACCCAGAGCTGCACCTCAAAGGCACGGTGGGCTCTTACAACCAGCGGGACTTTACTGTCTCGGGGCAGATGCCGCTCTCTGACACCTTCTGGGCCGGCATTGCCTACGGCACCTTTAACCGCGACGGCTTCGGTAAATTTAAAAACACCGGCGCCGACAACTACGACAAAGACATTCAGGCTGGCCGGGTGTCTTTTGCCTGGTACCCAAGCGACAACCTCAGCGTTAACTTCATGGCCGACCGCACCTGGGACGACTCCCACGCCAAAGGCGGTTACCGTTTGACGCCCTCCCTGGTGACCGGCCAGCAGCCCTACGGCAGCGTTTATGACTCCGACACCTCCATGCCCACCAAAAACAGCGTGGAAACCGGCGGCGAGGCGCTCACCATCACCTACAACATCAACAACGACTGGACCTTTAAATCCATCACCGCCCACCGCGATGGCGACACCGACACCAATATCGATTTTGACTCCACCGCCCAGCCCTCGCTGGATATTCCGGCGCTCTACGACGACCGCCAGTTCACCCAGGAATTCCAGCTCAATTTTGATAACGGCGGTTGGAAGGCCGTAGGCGGGGTTTATTACCTGGACGGCCAGGCCTGCGGCGTGTTTGAGACGGTGCTTGGCCTGCAAGGGGTAACGGTGGAGAACGGCGGCTGCGTTGACACCAAGAGCTACGCGGCCTACGCCCAGGGCTCCTTCCCGCTCACCAAGGATTTGTCCATGACCCTTGGCGGCCGCTACACCCGTGACAAAAAAGACGCCGACGTGTACCGCTACGTCTACCTGGGCATTCGCTACCCGCACGACCCGGCCACTCCGCCCTTTGCGGTGCAGTCAGATTTTGCCGACAGCGCCACCTTTAGCCGCTTCTCGCCAAGGGTGGGCCTGGAATATCAGCTGACCCAAGATCTGATGGTCTACGGCTCCTACACCAACGGCTTTAAGTCCGGCGGCTTTGACATGCGGGCCAATAAATCGGTCAACCCCGACGCTGACAAACCCTACAGCCCGGAAATCGTCGACACCTACGAGGTTGGCGCCAAGGCCGAGTGGTTTAACCATCGCCTGCGCACCAACATCGCCGCTTTCTATTCCAACTACGACGATATGCAAATCACGGTGCAGCGAGCGGTGAACAACAACACCGACGTGGCCTCCCAGGTGCTGAACGCCGGTAAGTCAGAGATCAAAGGCATGGAGCTGGAGGCGACCCTGGCCGCCACCGACGCCCTGCAATTTACCGCCAACCTCGGCTACGTGGACCCTAAATTCAAGCGGGTTGACTACTTTGACCCCAACGCCGGGCAAGTGGTGGATGTGTCAGATCTCTGGAGCTTTGCCAACACCCCCAAATGGACCGGCAGCCTGCTGGCCCAATACAACCTGGAGGCCTTTGGCGGCGACATGGTGGTGTCGGGGGGCGTCAATTACCGCGACAAAACCCAGATCTTTGAAACCCCGTCCATGCTCGATGCCGGCTCGGTCACCCTGTGGAACGCCTCTGTCGCCTGGTACAAAGGCAACTGGGAAGTGCAGCTCACCGGCCGCAACCTTGGGGATAAAGAATACCGCCTGGCAGGCTACAACTTTGCCGCCCCCCGCGATGCCCAAGGTAACGTGACAGGCCCCGGCCTTGGCGGCGAAGACACCATAGTGGGTTACTACGGCGACCCAAGAACGGTAAGCCTGTCGGTGGGCTACCGCTTCTAAGCTGGCGCCAATAAGCGATAAAAAGGAGGCTGATGCCTCCTTTTTTGTGCCTGTTACTTAGCGCTCAATTGCCCCAGCCAGCGGCCAAAATCGCCACACTCCTCGGCGCTTAGCTGATGGTCCATGTCGTAGCGTTTTAGCTGGTGGCGCACCCCAAGTGCCGTCAGCCAGGTGGTGGCTTTCTCGGCCCAGTCGATGGGCAATTTGCCGTCATAGCGGCCGTGGGCCACAAAGCCTTCAAGGGCCGCCAGGCGCTCAGCGCTGGCAAGCTGCGGCGCCAGCTCCGGCAGGATGCGGCCACTTAAGATGCCAAAGCCACTCACCGCCTCTGGCTCGGTAAGGGCAACACTGGCGCTCATGATGCCGCCCTGGCTAAAACCGGCCACCACGCGGGGCGCCGTGGTATCAAGCTGGCTATCCATAAAGGCCAGCAGCTTTTGGCGACTGGCTTCGGCTTGGTCAAGGTTCGGGTTGGGGCCGGCGGCGGTAAAGCTCACCTGAAACCAGGCAAATTGGCCCTGGCCTTGGGTCAAAGGCCCGCGCACAAACCACAGCGCCCAGTGGGGCGGCAAAAACTCGGCCAAGGCGCGCAGGTTACTTTCATTGCCCCCTACCCCGTGCAGCAGCACCAGTTGGCCACGGCATTGGCCGGCGGCAGGGAGTTTTTGGTAATAAAGGCCGGAGGCCGCATCTTGGCTCAGGGCTGTTAACTGACGCTGATTCATTGAGCCTCTCCAAACAAAAAGCTGTCCATGGCCAGCACGCCATGGGTAATACCGCCTTCCAGCACGCCAAAGGCATCGCCCTGGCGGCGGGCGCCAAGAGCCACCAGCAGCGGCAGGTAATGGTCGTTGGTGGGGTGGGCGCGGCGGGCATCCGGGCTTTGGTTATACAGATCCACCAAGGCGGCATCATCGCCGGTGGCAAGCTTTTCACGCACCCAAGCGGCAAAACGCGCCACATAGGCCTCGTCTTCCAGACTGTGCTGGCGAAACTCGTAAAGGTTATGGGTAAGGCTACCCGAGCCCAGCACCAAGACGTTTTGAGCGCGAAGGGGCGCCAGGGCCTTGCCAAGAGCCAGGGCCGCTGTGGCGTCCATGGGGTACGGCATGGACACCGCCACCACCGGCACATCGGCTTTGGGGTAAAGGTGCATCAAGGGCACCCAGGCGCCGTGGTCCAGGCCGCGGTGAGGGTCTGCAACGACGGGCCAGCCGCCCTTTCCAAGAAGCGCCATCACTTCGCTGGCAAGAGCCGGGTCGCCTTTGGCCGGATACGCCAGTTCGTACAGTGCCGGGGCAAAGCCGCCAAAATCGTGAATGGTCTCAAGGTGAGTGCCGGTGGTCACGGCAACGCCGCCGCGGGTCATCCAATGGGGCGAGACAATCACCACCGCCTTGGGTTTAAGGTTGGCCCCCAGGGCTTGTAAGGCAGGGCCCGCCAGGCCCGGCTCCAACGCAAAGCTGGGCGCGCCGTGAGAAACAAAAAGTGCAGGAGCCATGATCCCCTCCGTTCTACTGATGGCCCATTGTGTTACCGCCAAAACTCGTGATAAACCACTAGCATCCAGATTAACTATCCCACCTAGTGAGACAATAAAATGAACCGGGACCTTGAAATGCGGGTGTTCGTGGCGGTGGTGGATGCCGGTAGCTTTGTGGCGGCTAGCGAGGCGTTGCGCATGTCAAAAGCGGCGGTGTCTCGCCATGTTGATGCCCTGGAGCAGCGCCTGGGGGCAAGGCTATTGCACCGTACCACCCGGCGTTTATCCCTGACCGAAGCGGGCCGACGCTTCTACCCCGGCGCCAAGGCGGTGCTGGCCGACATCGGGGAAGTAGAAGCCATGGTCAGCAGCGATACCCTGGCGCCCCAGGGCCGGGTGCGGGTGAATGTGCCGGTGAGTTTTGGTATCTGTCACTTAGCGCCGCTCTGGGGAGAGTTTTTGGCGGCAGCACCCAAGGTGGAGCTGGACATCAGCCTTGCCGACCGGGTAGTGGATCTGGTGGAAGAAGGCTTTGACTTGGCGGTACGCATTGGCCGACTGCCAAGCTCAAGCCTGGTGAGCCGGCGCCTTGCCAGCACCCGCATGCGCCTTTGCGCCGCGCCTGAATATATTGAGCGCCATGGCGCGCCGGCGGCTATTGAGGCGCTGAGTCAGCACCCGGTGTTCGCTTACAGCCATTGGTCCGAGGGGGACGATTGGCGTTTTGAAGGGCCACAAGGCCCGGTGGCGGTGCGCACCCAAAGCCGGGTCTACACCAACAACGGCGACACCTGCCGCGCCATCGCCCTGGCCGGGGGCGGCATCGTGCTGCAGCCCGATTTTATGGTAGGGAGCGACCTTAAAGCCGGGCGCCTGGTGGAGCTTTTGCCTCAGTACCAGGCCCCTACCCTTGGCATTTATGTGGTGTATCCGAGCCGCAAATTGCTGCCAGCCCGGGTAAAAAGCCTGGTGGCCTTTTTGGTGAAGAAATTTTCGCAGGTGAACTGGGGATAACCCCAAGGCGAGACTGAGTTTCCCAACAGGTAGTTGCCCAACGCCGGCAAGCGCGGTTAACTAGCCGTTAGGAGCGTGGCGCTGGAGAAAACGGATGGGTTTTTACGTACTGCTGGTTTTTATTGCCTGTGGGTTTTATGTCCAGCATCGCGGCCAGGTGCAGCACGCCAAGCTGCGCCGCAAATTTACCGACCATGCCAACCTGTTGGCACCCATTAACTGCCTGTTTTATCTCTTCTCCCGCATCGATAACCGCCCTTACATCGACCCTCAGCAGTTCCCTGAACTGGCGGTACTTTCCAAGCACTGGCAAAGCATTCGTGACGAGGCCCTGGCCCTTAACGCGCAAGCGGGCATCAAAGCCTCGGCAGAGCTTGACGACATCGGCTTTAACTCCTTTTTTAAAACCGGCTGGAAGCGCTATTACCTCAAGTGGTACGGGGCCGATCTGCATTCTGCCCGGCAAAGCTGCCCACAAACCCTGGCGCTGCTGCGCACTCTGCCCTCGGTAAAAGGCGCCATGTTTGCCATGCTGCCACCCGGCGCCAAGCTGGTGCGCCACCGCGACCCTTACGCCGGCTCGCTGCGCTACCACCTGGGGCTGGATGTGCCCGAGTCAAACGACTGCTTTATCGAAGTAGACGGCGAGCGTTACAGCTGGCGTAACGGTGAGGCGGTGATGTTTGACGAGACCTATATCCACCACGCCCAAAACGCATCGGCCCAAAACCGTATCGTGCTGTTTTTAGACGTTGAGCGCCCCCTGACCTGGGCGCCGATACGCTGGCTTAACCGCGCCTTTTCGAGCCTGGTGATGGCCGCCTCCGCCACCAAGAACGTGGAGGGCGACAAAGTCGGCCTGCTTAACCGGCTCTTTGCCGGGATCTACAAGGTGCGCTTGCTGGGTAAAGGGATCAAAGCCTTCAACAAACCCCTTTACTACCTGCTGCAATACGCACTGTACGCCGGGCTGATTTACGCCGTTTTCTTTTAAACCTGCGTTTGGCCAAGACGGCGAATGCTATTTAGCACCTCGCCATAGGCCTCGGCCTGAGTAGGGTCTGCCAGCATCAAGCGCAGGCAAGTGGCGGTGGCGGCCAGCTGCAGGGTGTGCAGCGCGCTTTGGTAATTGGCGGCACTAATCTCATTCAAGGTGGCTTGCATCGCCTCACTGGCGCTTCGCACCGCATAGGAAAAATCCCCGGCACTGCCCAGCACAGCCTGAAGGGTTTGGTTCATAGCATCGGTTATCTGCGAGTTTATGCCCCCAAAGCTCGCCGCCTGGACCTTGGCACTGCCAGCCGCAAAAGCCTCATCTGCCAACGGAGCGCTGGTCGCCGCATTCAGGGAAAACATCATCGTTACCGCTTCGGCAGTAGCCGCCTGGGAGATGACAAATTGCTGGGACTGCGCACTAACGGCGTTTTCAAGGGCCAAGCTGGTGGCATGGGCAATAGTTTGGTAAATCGTGGCCATGGCCATAGCCGG
This window encodes:
- a CDS encoding multidrug effflux MFS transporter; translated protein: MNNPADPKLHFGFAVLLAMTMALGPFALDTYLPAFPAMAKDLGTEVHQIALSISVYVFTLAIGQLVAGPLSDRFGRRAVMLCGLVIFAVASFAITGIKSIEMLLALRTVQAFGAGWAIVCVPALVRDSLSGREAAKFFSLIGLIMVVAPAIAPSFGSLLLGFGWESIFLFLAIYGALLTVLMKGFVFTGEVGKAKPHAHVSVWQRYGAVFAVKPALRYMGLQAFAFSVMMLFITHSSFIYQQHFGVSPGVFALLFGANIVMMLVMNLSNRKLLNHFAPQQILRWSLSLQALGIVALLLVMSFAPHLWLFLPAMIVTVGAMGAITPNIQASYMEYFAEHGGTAAAVLGAIQFSIAGLISAGSALLPEKVIAVVLAQGVCSLLCLALIWTSKNSHKA
- a CDS encoding E22 family MetX-like putative esterase, yielding MKWLLSLGLLLASLGIQALPLVEKQRFDLASFTTQSGAVLKKVSVGWEAYGTLNADKSNVILITHFFSGTSHAAGKYHDSDPAPGYWDAIIGPGKAIDTDKYYVLSVDTLANANAFDPNVITTGPASIDPATGKPYGLRFPVVSIRDFVRVQKALLDSLGIHKLHAVVGASMGSFQALDWAVAYPDEVERMVSVIGAGQMDPWTVYGLERWSDPIKADPAWHHGDYYASGQPREGLNKALAYIIYDASYPDGFNRRYPAPTDQAPKVDIDAGFASVKALASQAALRAKYQDANAILYLVRASQIYLAGYEGNLEDNLKKVTAKTLFMPASHDRLLVPKMARSTFETLKKLGKDTQYQEIDGPWGHLDGLVSIPSQAGVLKAFLAK
- a CDS encoding TonB-dependent receptor, which codes for MSVRQKMQPSYNLTPIALAVCLGLAASAPALAADEPAAKSDEPSLEVIEVTARRTAENLQSVPVAVTSLSAEQMSQRGVEDLADVQWYSPNTTLQVSRGTNSTLTAYIRGIGQQDPLWGFEPGVGIYIDDVYVARPQGAVMDILDVQRIEVLRGPQGTLYGRNTIGGAVKYVTKKLHGDPELHLKGTVGSYNQRDFTVSGQMPLSDTFWAGIAYGTFNRDGFGKFKNTGADNYDKDIQAGRVSFAWYPSDNLSVNFMADRTWDDSHAKGGYRLTPSLVTGQQPYGSVYDSDTSMPTKNSVETGGEALTITYNINNDWTFKSITAHRDGDTDTNIDFDSTAQPSLDIPALYDDRQFTQEFQLNFDNGGWKAVGGVYYLDGQACGVFETVLGLQGVTVENGGCVDTKSYAAYAQGSFPLTKDLSMTLGGRYTRDKKDADVYRYVYLGIRYPHDPATPPFAVQSDFADSATFSRFSPRVGLEYQLTQDLMVYGSYTNGFKSGGFDMRANKSVNPDADKPYSPEIVDTYEVGAKAEWFNHRLRTNIAAFYSNYDDMQITVQRAVNNNTDVASQVLNAGKSEIKGMELEATLAATDALQFTANLGYVDPKFKRVDYFDPNAGQVVDVSDLWSFANTPKWTGSLLAQYNLEAFGGDMVVSGGVNYRDKTQIFETPSMLDAGSVTLWNASVAWYKGNWEVQLTGRNLGDKEYRLAGYNFAAPRDAQGNVTGPGLGGEDTIVGYYGDPRTVSLSVGYRF
- a CDS encoding alpha/beta hydrolase, which encodes MNQRQLTALSQDAASGLYYQKLPAAGQCRGQLVLLHGVGGNESNLRALAEFLPPHWALWFVRGPLTQGQGQFAWFQVSFTAAGPNPNLDQAEASRQKLLAFMDSQLDTTAPRVVAGFSQGGIMSASVALTEPEAVSGFGILSGRILPELAPQLASAERLAALEGFVAHGRYDGKLPIDWAEKATTWLTALGVRHQLKRYDMDHQLSAEECGDFGRWLGQLSAK
- a CDS encoding dioxygenase, producing the protein MAPALFVSHGAPSFALEPGLAGPALQALGANLKPKAVVIVSPHWMTRGGVAVTTGTHLETIHDFGGFAPALYELAYPAKGDPALASEVMALLGKGGWPVVADPHRGLDHGAWVPLMHLYPKADVPVVAVSMPYPMDATAALALGKALAPLRAQNVLVLGSGSLTHNLYEFRQHSLEDEAYVARFAAWVREKLATGDDAALVDLYNQSPDARRAHPTNDHYLPLLVALGARRQGDAFGVLEGGITHGVLAMDSFLFGEAQ
- a CDS encoding LysR family transcriptional regulator translates to MNRDLEMRVFVAVVDAGSFVAASEALRMSKAAVSRHVDALEQRLGARLLHRTTRRLSLTEAGRRFYPGAKAVLADIGEVEAMVSSDTLAPQGRVRVNVPVSFGICHLAPLWGEFLAAAPKVELDISLADRVVDLVEEGFDLAVRIGRLPSSSLVSRRLASTRMRLCAAPEYIERHGAPAAIEALSQHPVFAYSHWSEGDDWRFEGPQGPVAVRTQSRVYTNNGDTCRAIALAGGGIVLQPDFMVGSDLKAGRLVELLPQYQAPTLGIYVVYPSRKLLPARVKSLVAFLVKKFSQVNWG
- a CDS encoding aspartyl/asparaginyl beta-hydroxylase domain-containing protein, giving the protein MGFYVLLVFIACGFYVQHRGQVQHAKLRRKFTDHANLLAPINCLFYLFSRIDNRPYIDPQQFPELAVLSKHWQSIRDEALALNAQAGIKASAELDDIGFNSFFKTGWKRYYLKWYGADLHSARQSCPQTLALLRTLPSVKGAMFAMLPPGAKLVRHRDPYAGSLRYHLGLDVPESNDCFIEVDGERYSWRNGEAVMFDETYIHHAQNASAQNRIVLFLDVERPLTWAPIRWLNRAFSSLVMAASATKNVEGDKVGLLNRLFAGIYKVRLLGKGIKAFNKPLYYLLQYALYAGLIYAVFF
- a CDS encoding RebB family R body protein codes for the protein MSQSTTVNPMITDAVTQANTKVVGEAPAMAMATIYQTIAHATSLALENAVSAQSQQFVISQAATAEAVTMMFSLNAATSAPLADEAFAAGSAKVQAASFGGINSQITDAMNQTLQAVLGSAGDFSYAVRSASEAMQATLNEISAANYQSALHTLQLAATATCLRLMLADPTQAEAYGEVLNSIRRLGQTQV